A region of the Candidatus Eremiobacteraceae bacterium genome:
GCGGATCAATCGCGATAGGGCATCCGCTCGGCTGCAGCGGCGCGCGGATTCTCGTCACTCTGCTGCACGCGATGCAGGCGCGCGGCGCTCGCCGCGGACTGGCCACGATGTGCATCGGCGTCGGTCAAGGCATCGCAACTATCGTCGAGAGGATTTAGTGGTTTTTGTAGGAGGGCAAGCAACGCTTGCCCACGTGAAGAAGGGTATATAATGGCATTAGCACTCGACCAAAAGACCTATGAGCTGTTCCTCAACGGCGAGTTCGTCAAGCCAAAGTCCGGCAACTATACGACCGTGTTGAATCCGGCCACGAACGAACCGCTCGCGCAAGTGGCCGCCGCCGGCATTCACGACGCCGACGCCGCCGTCGTGTCGGCGCGCGCGGCCTACGAAGGAAAATGGGCCACGATGCCGCCGGCGCGCCGGGCACGCGTGCTCTTCAAGATCGCGAATCTGCTCTCCGAACGCATGGACGACCTTGCTCGCACCGAAGTGATGAATGCCGGTAAGACGATGTCTGGTGCAAAAGGCGAGATCGGCCAGATCATCGAGCTGTTCGAATTCTACGGCGGCGCGGTCACGAAGATGTCGGGCAGCACCATGCCTTCGCTCCCGAACTACTTCAACTACACGTTGAAAGAATCGATCGGCGTCTGCGCGGCCATCGTGCCGTTCAACTATCCGCTGCTCATGGCGTCGTGGAAAGTGGCGCCGGCGCTCGCAGCGGGCAACACGGTCATCCTCAAACCCGCTAGCTCCACGCCGATCACCGCGCTCTTGCTCGGCCAGATCTGTATGGAAGCCGGCTGCCTCCCGGGCGTGGTGAACGTTCTGCCCGGACCGGGCGCAACCATCGGCGCGCATCTCGCACAACATCCGGGAGTGGACAAGATCGCCTTTACAGGCGAGACGCGCACGGGTGCGACGATAATGGAGCTCGCGTCCGCGACGATTAAACGGGTCACGCTCGAGCTCGGCGGCAAATCGCCTAGTGTCATCTT
Encoded here:
- a CDS encoding aldehyde dehydrogenase family protein, with the translated sequence MALALDQKTYELFLNGEFVKPKSGNYTTVLNPATNEPLAQVAAAGIHDADAAVVSARAAYEGKWATMPPARRARVLFKIANLLSERMDDLARTEVMNAGKTMSGAKGEIGQIIELFEFYGGAVTKMSGSTMPSLPNYFNYTLKESIGVCAAIVPFNYPLLMASWKVAPALAAGNTVILKPASSTPITALLLGQICMEAGCLPGVVNVLPGPGATIGAHLAQHPGVDKIAFTGETRTGATIMELASATIKRVTLELGGKSPSVIFDDADIDAAVAGAVYGIFHNAGQSCDARSRLLVHEGAYDAFIAKFVEKAKGLRVGDPMDPKTQIGAIISRAQLEKIEGYVGIGAQEGAVVACGGNRPDGALSSGNFLMPTVLDKVSNGMRVAQEEIFGPVAVITTFKDEAEAIRIANDSVYGLAASVWTQNAGRAIRVAHAIRSGGVAINTPFSIHPGMPFGGYKQSGFGRELALETLDQYTETKGVVMYIGTKAVNPLGV